Part of the Drosophila kikkawai strain 14028-0561.14 chromosome 3L, DkikHiC1v2, whole genome shotgun sequence genome is shown below.
CATGTTgaatttttggattttttcctTTGAAAGTTTCGCTCGGTTGTTAATCATTctataatttagttttttctttgttttttgtttcctttttgcaTATGACTCTAATAAAAGGTTGTCAATTACATTGAATAGATTATTTATGTGAACTCTGGGGGCTTGAGGGTGTTTGGGGGTTGGCGCAGCGGCTGTCTTAAAATATCATACAACTTAGGACCTATTAGCGATACATGGgtaaggttttttttaacaacaatttTAGCTAACAGATTATTAATCATAAAAACGAAAAGTAAACTAAAGGCTGTGTGGAAAGGGAGCCGCAGCAGGAAGTGCAaaaattagatttatttttttcacacgttaaactcccaaaaaaaaaaacgtatggACTAAAcagagatatatgtatgtatatccaGCAACTGATGCAGCTCCACTGGCGGTTCAATAGCTCCTTGTGGAATATATGTATCTTTAAAGACAAATTTAAGATTCTTCATAAGTTGAATGCTTTCTGCCATTATTTAcagtaattatttatattccactttaaaattttacaaatatatgaaaccaaaatcTCACCTTAACTCGTTACAGAAGCTGTTCCAGTTCCGGTTCGCGTGCCAGCTCCTCCCTTTCCCGTTCCCTATCCCGCTCTCTGTCCTGGTGCTCCTTCAGCTCCCTGGCGGCcctctgctgctcctcctcctccgcctgctgctgctgttgctgttgctgctgcttcttgcGGTGCTCATAGTTGACCAGCCGCTGGCCAACCAAATACTTATCCGCCTTGATGGACAGATAGAGCTTCTTCAGCTGTTTGATCTGGAACAAAACGAAGCAGATGCTGCCCACAACAATAAAGCTAACAGGATACACCATGCGAGCGACGACATGCCGTCCATAGGCGTCGGCGATAAAAATCGGGAACACCATGTGTGCCAGGACATAGGGCGCGGCCAAGGCTAAACCAAAAGTAGTAACTATTGGAACCGCCAAGTCACGCATCACAAACTTCAAATCAAAGTCCCGCAATCCATCCACGTAGGCCCGCTCCAGGGCTCGCTTCAGATGCCAATCGGGACCCATGAGGGTCATTGCGATAGCAATCTTGCTGTACAGCACTCCGAGCGCCCAATCCTGCCACAGGAAGTGTATGGGTGTCTTGCGCAAGGGCACCCTTAAAGGTATCACCACGACCAACTCCAGCAGCAGGCCAAATAGCAGAGGAACCAGCACAAAGATTCCTAGCAGGGTTAAGACAGGCAAAGCATATCGCAATGCCACTCGCGCCCAATCCTTTAGTTTCGTTATAATGGCCGCACGTCCTTGCGGCAGCAGAGTGGCCACCACAGCGATTCCTCGAAATATAATCCAGCACAGGTAGCCACCAATTTCGGCGGTGTACAGCTCGTGCGAACGCAGCAATCGCTCGTTTTTCCTAGCAGCCTCCGGATCCACAGCTGCCAGATTTCCAGCCACACCGGCTGCTCCTGCGCCGCCAGCTACCGccgctcctgcagcagccttATCAGCCGGGTTGCCTGTCCAGAGCAACATTAAACGCCGGCCAATGTACACGGGCACCGTGAGCGTCAGCATGGCGGCACACACAATGGAGAGACACATGAGGAGCAGTAGGGCGCACAGTCGAATGGCGAACAGCGAGGGCTTGTCGTAAGGCTGGAAACCGACGGGTGCATCCCGCTGCATGATGGCCTGATGAGCGGCAGCTAAATTCCGTGGCGCTGGCAATGGTTCTACGGGCGGCGGAGGTGGGGGCAATGGTGGCGGtggtgctgcagcagcaattcCCTCGCCCTCGGCATCTCCTTCATTGGCAttctcggcggcggcggcgacatCAACTCCCTCCTCCTCGGCGGCTGTGTTATTCTCTGGCTCAGGCGCTGGCAGCAGATAGCTACGGATACCTAGAAGCCAGGCTACGGCAGTGCACCAAATACGTAGAAGTCCCTTAAGCCAAATGCGCGTCTGGATTTGCTCAAAGAAGCCGGGCAAGACAACCtgaaataaatcgaaaaaatataaagaattgTGTTAATAAGGATTTAAAATCCTGGAAGGCTTCACTCACCTGCAAGAGAAGCAACTGAAGGCTCAGATCATTGACCTCCGCATCACCACTCAAGGCATAGGGCAAGAAATTCGGCCAGGCAAACTGAAGAATACGGATGGGCAGCCAAAGCATGAGCAGCACCGCAAAGCCAAAGATCATGGCCGAGGCAACCAGACGTCGTATATGCCGGACAATCGGTACATGGATCATCTCCTGAATCGGACTAAAGTCTGGATCATTTACATTCCGGAATATCCAGAGGACGCCCGGTCGTAGAACCTCTCGTAGCAGCGATATAAAGGCAGCAAAGTAATACACATAGACCATGCCAAACATCCAGTGGACGAAGAGCGAGGTGCCCGGTGCCGCCTTGAAGCTCGCCTTGCGATCTTTTAGACTGGCATCCAGCAAGGGCAGTGAACAAATGTCCAGCCACCAGCCGCAGATCAAAGGCAGTACGCCGATTTCCACCACGGACAGCAGCGACACCTTCACCACAATATAGCACAGGCCGATGAACCAGCAGACGCGTCTCAGTCGAAACACTCGGGCGAAGAAGTGCAGCACCACCAGGGTCAGGCCAATGCAGCAGTATCCAAAGAGCGTCGTTATCAGCCCGTGAAAGTGCAGCAGTGGCTTCTCCGGCTGCAGCAGATCCATGGAGCTTAGGATGAAGTTGCCCACGCAATAGGGACAAAAGGCGAACGTGAATATAAACATGGTGTTCAGCGAGATGATC
Proteins encoded:
- the LOC108075049 gene encoding E3 ubiquitin-protein ligase MARCHF6 codes for the protein MDDLSQGDICRVCRCEAQPDRPLFYPCICTGSIKYIHQDCLMQWMRYSHKEYCELCGYRFSFQPIYAPDMPRVLPLKDVLVGLMSAVLEGARCWLHYSLVGMAWFGVVPLSAYRTYRYLFRASSFDMILTLPFDIFSMENLASDAFRGCFVVTCTLLSFIGLVWLREQILHGGGPDWLDRDDAPLQPAAPAPAPAQAAEAVAAEPQDDNNNGDAPQDVPMDNEAPAPADNEAAQDAAAQEAAAAPAVAAAAVDADADEQNWNPMEWDRAAEELTWERLLGLDGSLVFLEHVFWIISLNTMFIFTFAFCPYCVGNFILSSMDLLQPEKPLLHFHGLITTLFGYCCIGLTLVVLHFFARVFRLRRVCWFIGLCYIVVKVSLLSVVEIGVLPLICGWWLDICSLPLLDASLKDRKASFKAAPGTSLFVHWMFGMVYVYYFAAFISLLREVLRPGVLWIFRNVNDPDFSPIQEMIHVPIVRHIRRLVASAMIFGFAVLLMLWLPIRILQFAWPNFLPYALSGDAEVNDLSLQLLLLQVVLPGFFEQIQTRIWLKGLLRIWCTAVAWLLGIRSYLLPAPEPENNTAAEEEGVDVAAAAENANEGDAEGEGIAAAAPPPPLPPPPPPVEPLPAPRNLAAAHQAIMQRDAPVGFQPYDKPSLFAIRLCALLLLMCLSIVCAAMLTLTVPVYIGRRLMLLWTGNPADKAAAGAAVAGGAGAAGVAGNLAAVDPEAARKNERLLRSHELYTAEIGGYLCWIIFRGIAVVATLLPQGRAAIITKLKDWARVALRYALPVLTLLGIFVLVPLLFGLLLELVVVIPLRVPLRKTPIHFLWQDWALGVLYSKIAIAMTLMGPDWHLKRALERAYVDGLRDFDLKFVMRDLAVPIVTTFGLALAAPYVLAHMVFPIFIADAYGRHVVARMVYPVSFIVVGSICFVLFQIKQLKKLYLSIKADKYLVGQRLVNYEHRKKQQQQQQQQQAEEEEQQRAARELKEHQDRERDREREREELAREPELEQLL